In one Bradyrhizobium cosmicum genomic region, the following are encoded:
- the pheS gene encoding phenylalanine--tRNA ligase subunit alpha translates to MSDLASLVQSILAQITSAGDEAALEAVRVASLGKKGSISALLATLGKMSPEERKTQGAAINQAKDEVTQALAAKRDVLKSAALDARLAAETVDVTLPLRDAPAEAGRIHPLSQVWDELTTIFADMGFSVAEGPDIETDDYNFTKLNFPEGHPAREMHDTFFFHPKEDGSRMLLRTHTSPVQVRTMLSQKPPIRVICPGRTYRIDSDATHTPQFHQVEGLVIDKHSHLGHLKWILHEFCKAFFEVDNINMRFRPSFFPFTEPSLEVDIQCRRDKGEIRFGEGEDWLEILGCGMVHPNVLRACGIDPDEYQGFAWGMGIDRIAMLKYGIADLRQLFDSDVRWLSHYGFKPLEVPTLAGGLSS, encoded by the coding sequence GTGTCCGACCTTGCCAGCCTCGTCCAATCCATCCTCGCACAGATCACCTCCGCCGGCGACGAGGCAGCCCTCGAAGCCGTCCGCGTTGCCTCGCTCGGCAAGAAGGGCTCGATCTCTGCTCTTCTCGCAACGCTCGGCAAGATGTCGCCTGAGGAGCGGAAGACGCAAGGCGCCGCGATCAACCAGGCCAAGGACGAGGTCACCCAGGCGCTCGCGGCGAAGCGCGACGTGCTGAAGTCGGCGGCGCTCGACGCACGGCTCGCGGCGGAGACCGTCGACGTCACGCTGCCGCTGCGCGACGCACCGGCCGAGGCCGGCCGCATCCATCCGCTGAGCCAGGTCTGGGACGAACTAACGACGATCTTCGCCGACATGGGATTCTCGGTCGCCGAAGGCCCCGACATCGAGACCGACGACTACAATTTCACCAAGCTGAACTTCCCGGAAGGCCATCCCGCGCGCGAGATGCACGACACCTTCTTCTTCCATCCCAAGGAAGACGGCTCGCGCATGCTGCTGCGGACCCACACCTCGCCGGTGCAGGTGCGCACCATGCTGAGCCAGAAGCCGCCGATCCGCGTGATCTGCCCGGGCCGCACCTACCGCATCGATTCGGACGCGACCCACACGCCGCAATTCCACCAGGTCGAAGGCCTCGTCATCGACAAGCACTCGCACCTTGGCCACCTCAAATGGATTTTGCACGAGTTCTGCAAGGCGTTCTTCGAGGTCGACAACATCAACATGCGCTTCCGTCCCTCGTTCTTCCCGTTCACGGAGCCGTCGCTGGAAGTCGACATCCAGTGCCGCCGCGACAAGGGCGAGATCCGCTTCGGCGAGGGTGAGGACTGGCTCGAGATTCTCGGCTGCGGCATGGTGCATCCGAACGTGCTGCGCGCCTGCGGCATCGATCCCGATGAGTACCAGGGTTTTGCCTGGGGCATGGGTATCGACCGCATCGCCATGCTGAAATATGGCATCGCCGACCTGCGCCAGCTGTTCGACAGCGACGTCCGCTGGCTGTCCCATTACGGCTTCAAGCCGCTCGAAGTGCCAACGCTTGCCGGAGGGCTGAGCTCGTGA
- the rplT gene encoding 50S ribosomal protein L20, whose protein sequence is MSRVKRGVTAHAKHKKVYKAAKGFYGRRKNTIRAAKPAVEKAQQYAFRDRKRKKRTFRALWIQRLNAAVRPFGLTYSRFIDGLAKSGITVDRKVLSDLAINEPASFQAIAEKAKAALAA, encoded by the coding sequence ATGTCTCGCGTCAAACGCGGTGTGACCGCCCACGCCAAGCACAAGAAAGTCTACAAGGCCGCCAAGGGCTTCTACGGCCGCCGCAAGAACACCATCCGCGCCGCCAAGCCGGCCGTGGAGAAGGCCCAGCAGTACGCCTTCCGCGATCGCAAGCGCAAGAAGCGGACGTTCCGCGCGCTCTGGATCCAGCGCCTCAACGCCGCCGTCCGTCCGTTCGGCCTGACCTACAGCCGGTTTATCGACGGCCTCGCTAAGTCGGGCATCACCGTGGACCGCAAGGTGCTGTCGGATCTCGCGATCAACGAGCCTGCGTCGTTCCAGGCGATCGCCGAGAAGGCCAAGGCCGCGCTGGCCGCCTGA